A stretch of Amycolatopsis balhimycina FH 1894 DNA encodes these proteins:
- a CDS encoding DUF6314 family protein, whose protein sequence is MEYWPVPDLVAYFGGEWHLDREIRTADGDPAGEVTATATFTETGGVLVYHEEGELRLGGHTGPVTRTLHYRPAGPGRASVHFDHGGFFHDLDLREGHWTADHPCRADHYRGEYRVTGAARWRQEWAVRGPAKDHVIVSRFTR, encoded by the coding sequence GTGGAGTACTGGCCGGTTCCCGATCTCGTCGCGTATTTCGGCGGCGAATGGCACTTGGACCGGGAAATCCGCACCGCGGACGGCGATCCGGCGGGCGAGGTGACCGCGACGGCCACCTTCACCGAGACCGGGGGAGTCCTCGTCTACCACGAGGAGGGCGAGCTGCGGCTCGGCGGCCACACCGGGCCGGTCACCCGGACCCTGCACTACCGCCCGGCCGGCCCCGGCCGCGCGTCGGTGCACTTCGACCACGGCGGCTTCTTCCACGACCTCGACCTGCGCGAAGGCCACTGGACGGCGGACCACCCCTGCCGCGCCGACCACTACCGCGGCGAGTATCGCGTGACCGGCGCCGCGCGCTGGCGGCAGGAGTGGGCGGTGCGCGGACCGGCGAAGGACCACGTCATCGTCAGCCGGTTCACCCGCTGA
- a CDS encoding SDR family oxidoreductase, whose protein sequence is MSTTTRVAIVTGGSRGIGRQVAERLAADGMAVVVNYAGNEKEADAAVEAITARGGRAIAVRADVADPAAVAELFDTAERTYGGVDVVAHLAGVMNSPTPIADTDFDVLDRVHRTNIRGTFAVAQQAARRVREGGAVITTSTSVIGLNLPGYGIYNATKGAVEAITMILARELRGRDITVNTVAPGPTATALFLDGKDEETITRMAKQPPLERLGKPEDIAEVVAFLAGPARWVNGQVLRANGGIV, encoded by the coding sequence ATGAGTACCACCACCCGTGTCGCGATCGTCACCGGCGGCTCCCGCGGCATCGGCCGCCAGGTCGCCGAGCGCCTGGCCGCCGACGGCATGGCGGTCGTCGTCAACTACGCCGGCAACGAGAAGGAGGCCGACGCCGCCGTCGAGGCCATCACGGCGCGCGGGGGCCGGGCGATCGCCGTCCGCGCCGACGTGGCCGACCCGGCCGCGGTCGCGGAGCTGTTCGACACCGCGGAGCGCACCTACGGCGGCGTGGACGTCGTCGCCCACCTGGCCGGCGTGATGAACTCGCCGACGCCGATCGCCGACACCGACTTCGACGTCTTGGACCGCGTGCACCGCACCAACATCCGCGGCACCTTCGCGGTGGCCCAGCAGGCCGCGCGGCGGGTGCGCGAGGGCGGCGCCGTGATCACGACGTCGACGTCGGTCATCGGGCTGAACCTGCCCGGCTACGGCATCTACAACGCGACCAAGGGCGCGGTCGAGGCGATCACCATGATCCTGGCGCGCGAGCTGCGCGGCCGCGACATCACCGTGAACACCGTCGCGCCCGGCCCGACCGCGACCGCGCTGTTCCTCGACGGCAAGGACGAGGAGACCATCACCCGGATGGCCAAGCAGCCGCCGCTCGAGCGGCTCGGCAAGCCCGAGGACATCGCCGAGGTCGTCGCGTTCCTCGCCGGCCCGGCCCGCTGGGTGAACGGTCAGGTGCTGCGCGCCAACGGCGGCATCGTCTGA